The DNA region ATGAAAAAATGTGACATATTCGCATCAGACATGATGCAGTTAAACAGTTGTTGAAACTTGATGTCAATTTCGTTGGAATATGTAAAGTCCGAAAAAAAAATTGACGGATCCTTTAACCAAGGGTTTAGCAAGGAAAATAATCCTTGAAACGTCGAGGGGGATGGGGTTAAAGCCTGTGGATTGAGGTAATATGATGGATACCCTTTTGTGGTCAAACGAAGACATATAGGCCATCAATATACACAAAATTTCTTATCCCTATGGCGTGTAGTAGTGTTTATAAGGTTGAGCTTTTTTACTCTTAATGATTCCATAGCCTTAAGGTGGTCTATGTTGAGATAGACTTGATGGAATCACCTACGTGATTTAAAGGTGTGGTCGCCATTTATGAAAGACTTAGGCCATCTTTCTAGAGCACTCACTAGACCCAAGATGTTGTGCATGACCATAAAAGCACTTTTGTGAGTATCGCAGAGTTTGCATAAAACTAAGGATATAGTATGTGTTATGGAAGTCTGAACTGATGTCCATTTAGTTCAATAGTACTTCAATTTTTGGATATTTATTTTTGCCTCATTTCACTACGTGTTAATTCAAATCGAAAGATATTAACACTTAAGTACATGTTCCTTCTCTTTGCCAAGAAATTGTTCATGTCCTTTATCTTTGCATTAGTGGGGGATTGTGAGTATTATGTAGAGTAATGTTTTTGTTGGTAATGAAAAGTCAAAGTTCCTTGTATGCTATTTTGTCTTTCACTTGTCTTTTGTCCTCATGAATGCAAAATGTCCCTCATAGATGGTGGAAAATCCTTCTTTCCACTTAATAATGAAAAGTCCTTTATTGGGTTGGTAAATGGGCTAGAATAAGAGAGTAGCCTCACACACATGAGAATTGGGCTTCGTAGGCAAAATGGGTTGATTTGCTCCTCGCGCGAAGTATACGTGAGGCCCAATTCAAATCTAGTTTtgcaaaatattatttttgcTATTATGAGCTTACCCGAAGTTGTCCAAATACACTTACCAAATTATTGTCTAAATTCATCCCTTAAAATTAATGGACAGTCAAATCCTACTATTCTCGTCATAATATCCCTAATTTGTTGGCTGACAGTATTTCCCCATTACACAAGATTAATTGGCTGATATTATTTCCTTAATTAATTCGTTTTAACGAGTAGCCGTTTTTTTATCTTGGTCTTTACTACCCAAACGTTGTCATCCACCTATATGTATCTGTTGAGATTTCTTTTGTGCAATCATCCCAAAAAAAATactatctttctttcttcttctccgaATAGTTTCTAGGCAATATTTTTGTGCAATCTCCAAACATTCAACTACAAGTGCACGTATTTGGAAGTGACTGTGGAACCTTGAGGTGCGTGCGGCTACAATGATTTGCATCACTGTCGGGCCGAAATCGCTTTAAAGGAAGTGACTTGCCACGACACAGTTTTATGATAAGTTATTTACTGTTTTAAATTTCTAGTTTGAATCAATATTGTACTACTTTTTACTAACAATAACCACTACACAAAATTAATTGGCTGATATTATATCCTTAATTAAGTCATTTTAACGTGTAGCCATTTTTTATCTTGGTCTTTACTACCCAAACGTTATCATCCACCAATATGTATCAGTTGAGATTTCTTTTGTGCAATCATCCCAAAAAATactatctttctttcttcttctccgaATAGTTTCTGGGCAATATTTTTGTGCAATCTCCAAACATTCAACTACGAGTGCACGTGTTTGGAAGTGACTGTGGCACCTTGAGGAGCGAGTGCACGTGTTTGGAAGTATCTTCACTTCTTTCATCCCCTTGTCAATTTCACCACCTACAAAAAAATGATAAGGAAAAATGATTTAGAAAAGCTTTCATAAAAGAATTTAATCTCTACAATGCATACATACTAATGATGACAAGAGTAGAAATAAGGAAACGACTAAACCCTAAAAGCTCTCTTCTCCCTCTTCTCTTTGGAGAAACATGGCAACTTGAGTTTCATGGAAAACTTGGCCTCTCCGCAACCTCCCATGGTTGTGGGAGAGACAATTCGTAACAATAATCCTCAAGCATCATATGCTGCAAGCCTAAAACCCAAACCAAACTTGCAATCTTTACCAAAAACCAAGCTGAAACCTATCAAATATATTCATGGACAGCCTACTGTTCAATTTACTTTGAAGGAGGTAGAACAGTACAGTTCACGATTAAGGAAGGCTTACATCAAGCTATCATCCTAAAATTCTCATATGGTCATCCCGATATGCCTGAACTTCGCAATATTATTCCTAAGAAACTAGGCGCGCATGGAAACTGTATTATAGGCTGGCTTACTTATAGGCATATCCTGGTAAGGTTCACTTTATATTAAGATTACTTTATGGCTATTTTGGTTGATTAGCTCCATACATAGTAATGGACAAGATTATATGTATCGAGTTTTCCCTTAGACTCTATGATTTAAACCTAATGAGGAATCCTCTAGGACTTTGACAAATGCTAAGGATGATGCAAAGAAAGCTACAAGACAGTAGTGTGCTACAGAGAAGCCTAGTGCTATGCAAACCGATAATAAGTTTGCAGCACTAGAAGAGAGGGAAGTTGATCCTGAAGCTGTTGTGGAGCTTGTTGATGTTGACCAAGGTGATTTTGGTAAACAATGAGTTACAACTGAAGTTCCAGTTAGGTAGAACAACACTGATGCACCTCAACTATTAGTGGAAAATCCTGAAAGGCCATTGAATATTAATGCTCCTATTTACATTCCTAGTAAGAAGAGGCATTCAACTGGTAATACTAAGCAATGGGTGGCAAATACTTTTTATAAACCAGTTGAACAAATGGAAACCATTTCTGAAAATCCAGTTGAATATATGGTAACTACTAACCAATAATGTGAAACGGTCCCTTCAACTACTTATGCTGCTGATGTTGTCAGTGGTGGGGAGAGGAGATTGTGGAGTGAACAAATGGAAGAGAATGTTGAAGATAGAGAAATTCAAGGAATTAAAGAGGTGGGCCAACAGCAGTCTAGTGAGTCAATCACGTCTTCACAACAAGTACACAACATGTTTAAAGTAGTTGATGCAAATGAGATGAGCAAGGATAATGCAGTGGCTAACACTATACACAATCAAGAGATTCAGCATACTCAAGGTTTGAACAAAGTGCAGAACAATGCAGAGGTATTAGTTCCTGTTGGCAGTGTTAATGCAAACAGTCAAGAGGTGAATAATTTTCCCGATGCAACACCAGGGAAATCAGTCCATGAATAATTTTAATTTCCCGATGCAACACCAGGGAAATCAGTCCACTCACAACAGGAGATTGCACAGAGTAATGAGGAAGGGGATGTTGAACTTGAAGCAATAGTTGTGAGGAATTATGCATCTCCAAGTGGTGCAGATATGCAGATCAGGCCACCTGATAATTATCCTGGAAATTTAAGCAGCAAAAAGAAGCCAGATAGTGGTTTAAAACAAGCACAATCAAGTGCCAAGATGACTGCACCAGCATAGATTGCACAGCAGTAGGAAAATGGCGGTAGTGCAAGTGTTAAATCTGGTGCTACTAAATAGCCTGTGCACCATGAAAATGCTTCTAATAAAAAGAAGCAAAAGCAGGTTGCTAGTTCACATGCAAATACTTGGAAATTGCAAGTAGCGATATATGGGAATAGTAAGAATGACCTGGATGAGGAATCTACACAGTACTCTCAACAACAAAAATCACGAACACAACAGCAACAAATAGGCAACACAGCATCATGGAACAATAAGTGCCTAGAACTTGCTATGATTATTTGGTTTACTAACTAAACCTAGTTTGTGGTCTCCTAGAGAACTACTCTACGTGGCATAAGAATCAAGTAACTAGTGAGAACTTGAGGTCCTATAATATGATATTGGCTAAAGGTAACAACAAAGACAAGGAAGATAGCCAATCAAAATCATATGACATAGAAGTAGCTGCTGGAGAATGTTTCATATAGTATCTTAGCATTTTCTTTCAAGTATTTTATATTCCTGCTTATACAAATTTGTGGATTTATTGATATATAATAAGTACTTGGGACTGCTACCAGCAAAATGCAGAAATTCAGAATGTTGGCAAGTATCTGTGCCTCAACTGGAAAAGGAAAAAACGGCAAGAAAGAAACAGTTTTGCAGCAGTTGCTTTCAGGAGCATAAGAGGTTGTGCAAGCATAAAAGTCACAGAAGCTGGTTTTTGGTTATTCTATGATCAAAATCTAGTTAAGTCTTAAAATTTCCAGAATTATAATTAGATTTAATAATCCATTAGCAATTTGTAGCACCAATTTAAGTCATCATTGAAGACTTAAGTTGGTCGTTAGTTTAATTCTTTCATTTTTTATTAACCTTTTTGGCTACATTTGTAAGGACCTTTGAAGTTGTTCCgagaaaaatttataaaattagccctaggcacCAAAGTTCCTATTGGactttttttttcagaaaaaaaaagagggagaGATATTGCTACTATAAATCTTAAACAGGAATACGACAAAGACAAGGACAACACGTCAATTTCACATAAGTAGCATAAATGAATAGAACCAAAGAACCATACTCTATGTTTGTAATGATGGTATGCccaggaaattcctattctttctGCATACCTATTTGACTTTTAAACAAAATTGTCTATGTTGTGCAAGTCTTTTATGCAAGGAAATTTACACACAGCAGAGGTGGTGCAGCTGGTTTTTTTAGTTTGCAGGATAGGAGAAATGTAAATACTATTTATATGCAGGTTACTCATAAAAATTGGAAAGCATGCAACTGCAGCTATTTTAAAACTGCAGAACTGCAGGTTGCATATATGGATAGGATACAGGCTGATCACAGCCAGATTTGTCAACTACTTGGTGCACTAAGGATGCAGACTTGGGACATTAATTAGCTGATTATTACATAAGGAAAACAACACAAGCAACATAGGACATTGCAGAAGAGATGGCTATAGAGAAAATGCAACTGAGCTATGCACCAAGGGGCCAAACTTCGGACACCACTTAGCTgacaatatatacaacaacacaCAAATGTGCATGCAACTTATCAGCAACTTTTTTTCCAAGCTTTAGTTTAATTTTACCACGTTCATTGTATAGCAATTTGTAGAACCAATATAAGTCAGCTATATCGCAACAGAGAAGAAGTCAGACTAACCTTAATTGTTGCTAGCTGCTTGTGGTGTAGACGTAGCTTCTCCCGGTGAAGCAGCACACAATGCTACTAGCATGTCTGGACTAATTAATCCTGCACGTTGGAGTTTTTCAACTACTTTTGCAGTAATGTCTGCAGTAACTTCTGCTCGCATAGTTCTCTTTTGTTCCTCCATTTGTTCCTCCATTTGTTCCTCCATTTTTTGGATCCTTTCTTGCATTTCTTGCACTACATCATTTGTGGCATTTGAAGTTGGTTCAAAAGTTCCAGCTTTTCCTTTCAAAGAAGTCTTTGTAACCCCCCGTCCATATAGTCTTAGACGTCCCGGATGTTCTGGACCCATAACGGCTGAGTATGTATCAACAGGCTGACTACCATCTATGCCTAGTTGTGTTTCAATTTCCTCCATTTCAACCTAACAAAGAAAATCCAACAACCGCATTCAAGTAAACAAAAACTAACAATAAATAATTTATTTCAATAAAAACTTGCAATACGTAATATACATACAATTTTACTAGTTGTGTCTTCATTTGACTCCTTGTACAAGCGCCTGGGTTTCCTTGCTCTTGTTTCCACAAAGATCTCCTTAAGTGATACATTTCCCTTGGTTTTTTCCTAGTCACATCAAAATGGATATTAAAAATCGCTTAAAATGACAAGTTAAGACTtaataaaaaaataagagaacaCACCAATTTATTGCGGACTACAGCGAAACTTTTTTTACCGACTATGTGCGGATTCAACAACTTCTTCCGATTCTCAGTATTTGTTTTAGACATTTTCtgcaaataaataaatcaattaaatGTATTAACTATAAAAATAACCAGTAAAAACTATTACAGCCACAACCAAGCTCAAAATAGACAGTTATTCGCATACAACATCAGCATAGAAAGCTAGTAAGTCAATTTTATCCTAAAACAACTAAACAGTAAGAgcagttttccttttttttttcccctcaaaagGCCACTGGGATGGCTCATTCCAATTGAAATTTTTTTTTCAAGTAATCAAATACTGTGTTGTAATCTGAAAACTGCAGCATCTATATCATGATATGTAGCTTGTTAGGATAAATCCATTCCAGCTGGTTATATAACATCGAAATCTTAATACCACCACTAGATCAATCCTACAAATTATCAGATAATCCACTCAAAACCAATGTGTTATCTACATGTAAAAACTCAAAAGATCTGTACAAGATTGAATTGTTGAAATGTAGTCTCTCAATCAGATGCACCTTTCCTGATGAATGTTCTCCTGATCACCATCCTGGTTTCTAGTGTTGACATTTCTCTATTCATCTTCTTTGTACTAGATTTTAGGATCTTAAGCTTTTCCCAAATCCCATACACAATGTGGCTAGGAATGGTCTGTCTCCAGGAAAATTGGATTGCTTCTTTGAGAGGACATTGTTTCAGCGATACATTTAATAATCTGGATGGTTTTGGGTGAAACTGCTTGATTATGTCAAGATTAATAATAGTAGAGTATGATGGCTATCCAGATTGAGAAGTCTTTTTGCAGCAGTTTCCTTGATATTTCATACAAATACTATTTCTTTTTCTATACTATTTATAATATCTGGCAGTCCTTTAAAAAAATCCAAGATTTCTCTCTTTCTACATAGACTGTCTTCCTATGTGATTTTTGTTCCATCCTCAAGCAAAAAATACATTCACAGAACAAGTGGTCTCTTGTTTCCGCCAACTatatctatgacacataaagattGCAACAGAGACAAGAAGATAAGAAGAGAAattacaagaaaaaagaaagcagTAGCAGTAGTGATACTGCAATAGAGAAGAGAAAGGTAAAAAAAACCTACAACGACAGCCATATAGCAGCAAAGAAAGAGAAGACAGAGAGACAGAAGAGCACTTGCACCAGAGAAGACAGAGAGACAGAAGAGCACTTGCACCAGAGAAGACAAATGTATTCTGGAAATATATTTTACCTGGAATTTCTTAGACTTCCAATATTCGAGGAGCTCTTTAAATTGACATTCCGGAATATGACCTGACCTTTTTGCCATTATGATTTCATCAGTGACTTTTGGTTTGTAACAAAGTTTCTTCAAGTCACTTTTATGCCTTCTCCAAGCAGCATGAATTGCTTTCAAAGTCCACTTTTTGCCAGCTTCAGGAATATCATATTTCTCCTACAATTTTGTGTCATTTTGTTAGCAAAAACAACACTTTTAACAGATACTTAAATATTGAAACCTTCAAACCTTGGTATATGTCCATAAATCATCTTTTGTGTCCATTTTCCTCCAATCAAGTATATCAAATGGGCAAAGGGTCGCAGTCCTCGCTAATGTACCGAGGAAGCTACCAAACGCTATTACAACATCTTCAGTGGGACCAATAGGTTGATTGAGCCTATTCAGTAGGATCAATTTACGCTCATGTCGGCTATGCACCCTATGCATTTGCGTTCTACCTCTTTTTCTTTTATGAGTCGAAAGGCCTAAAGTTAAAAGAAAATACAAGAAATTAGAAGTCATGGATGAATTTCATAAGTTCGTAAGCTATGTGTTACCTTCTTCAGATTGTTCATTTGTGGGAGGAATTGTAGAATCGACAGGCTGTTGCTCCTCGACGGGCTGCTGCATCTCAATGGGCTGTTACTCCTCTACATGTTGCTCTTCTACAAGTTGCTCATTTTGGTTAGATTGTGGTGCTACTGGCTGCTGTTCTCCAATTAATTCTAGCAGGTGCTCTCTCTCTGACCTTATAGCTTGAACAGTTTCGTTTGTGGTTAATAACTGCCGTTTTTTATTTGCTAAGGATAACAATGAACCCGTTTTAGCATATGTTCTGCTTTGAGCTCTTTTGTTTCTTTTTGAAGGCCCTTGTTGACTCATGACTATCAAGATCTGTGTAAATCTAAGACTGAAAAGTGAGAAAATCTGGAGGACAAAAATAATAAGCATGATACATATTATTAAAAATCTGATATAATACATGATGAAGATTCTGCAGGATATCCTTGTACCAACAAGACACATATGGTTTAACCTCAAATGGCAAGTATTCCTTGACTAACAGCTATCTTGCATTACTAGGCGACAGACAAAAAATAGGAGAAGCTTAGCTGATATGGAGCAAAGTCTTGTTGCCAAAGCATAGAATACTAATGTATCTAGCTACGAAGCAAAGACTGCTTACAAGGGCCAGACTGATGATAATGGGGATTGC from Lycium barbarum isolate Lr01 chromosome 10, ASM1917538v2, whole genome shotgun sequence includes:
- the LOC132613006 gene encoding uncharacterized protein LOC132613006; translated protein: MQQPVEEQQPVDSTIPPTNEQSEEGLSTHKRKRGRTQMHRVHSRHERKLILLNRLNQPIGPTEDVVIAFGSFLGTLARTATLCPFDILDWRKMDTKDDLWTYTKEKYDIPEAGKKWTLKAIHAAWRRHKSDLKKLCYKPKVTDEIIMAKSITTATAFFFLVISLLIFLSLLQSLCVIDIVGGNKRPLKMSKTNTENRKKLLNPHIVGKKSFAVVRNKLEKTKGNVSLKEIFVETRARKPRRLYKESNEDTTSKIVEMEEIETQLGIDGSQPVDTYSAVMGPEHPGRLRLYGRGVTKTSLKGKAGTFEPTSNATNDVVQEMQERIQKMEEQMEEQMEEQKRTMRAEVTADITAKVVEKLQRAGLISPDMLVALCAASPGEATSTPQAASNN